The Bdellovibrionota bacterium genome has a window encoding:
- the flgL gene encoding flagellar hook-associated protein FlgL, protein MRVSDSMNYAKTKIALEKNRSEMSELQTQAASQKRINKPSDDPVGTTKLLSSRTDAKGIDQYLKNLDFAQTFLNFTDQSLEEVTNGLIRAKELALSQSNDPSSSDITRKAVATEIRQLYNQSLQVANRKLGNRFIFGGYGTTDNPFKNDGAYKGDRGEIMIEINKGAYVAMNLPGDVVFLGRDAKTSGVLNSVPAGPGELSETQMQEMRQKGEEGQKEEGSIRDLASVKSASSSASSPTSSKESDFGEMSVFMEGENIFKVLANLETGMVSNDKAAIQDSLDKIDVAMDQIVHARAKVGSRVMNLQNTIDSLQKASVDEKSKQSNIEDVDSFEIFSNLSQNENTLKATMATSAKILQPSLLDFLR, encoded by the coding sequence GTGAGAGTCTCTGATTCGATGAATTATGCTAAGACCAAGATTGCTCTAGAGAAGAACCGCTCTGAGATGTCTGAACTTCAGACTCAGGCTGCCTCTCAAAAGAGAATCAATAAGCCTTCGGATGATCCGGTTGGGACTACAAAACTATTGAGTTCAAGAACTGACGCCAAAGGTATCGATCAGTATTTAAAGAATTTAGATTTTGCACAAACATTCTTAAACTTTACCGATCAATCTCTGGAAGAAGTAACGAATGGTTTGATCAGAGCAAAAGAACTCGCGTTATCACAATCCAACGATCCGAGTTCGAGTGATATCACGAGAAAGGCCGTAGCGACGGAGATTCGTCAGCTTTATAATCAGTCACTTCAAGTTGCGAACAGAAAATTGGGAAATAGATTTATTTTTGGTGGCTACGGAACTACGGACAATCCATTTAAAAACGATGGTGCGTACAAAGGTGACCGTGGCGAGATCATGATCGAAATCAATAAGGGTGCCTACGTTGCGATGAATCTTCCTGGTGACGTTGTTTTCTTGGGTCGGGATGCTAAGACGAGTGGAGTATTGAATTCGGTTCCTGCGGGTCCTGGTGAGTTGAGCGAAACTCAGATGCAAGAGATGAGACAAAAAGGCGAAGAAGGGCAAAAGGAAGAAGGCTCAATTCGTGATTTGGCAAGTGTGAAGTCTGCCTCTTCTTCGGCTTCTTCTCCGACCTCTTCTAAAGAGAGCGATTTTGGAGAAATGAGTGTTTTCATGGAAGGTGAAAATATTTTTAAGGTTCTCGCAAATCTTGAAACCGGGATGGTGTCGAATGATAAGGCAGCCATTCAGGACTCGTTAGACAAAATTGATGTGGCGATGGATCAGATCGTACATGCTAGAGCTAAGGTGGGTTCGCGTGTAATGAATCTTCAGAACACAATAGATTCATTACAGAAAGCAAGTGTCGACGAAAAGTCTAAGCAATCGAACATTGAAGATGTAGATTCTTTCGAAATTTTTAGTAATTTAAGCCAAAATGAAAATACCTTAAAAGCAACTATGGCTACCTCGGCCAAAATCCTGCAACCAAGTCTTCTTGACTTTCTTAGATAG